The genomic window TGTGGTAAAGTTCCTTTACTTCCGTGTAGACCATTCGACCAGCTGCTACTCAGATAGTCTATTATTCCTTCTTTTTCTTTCAGCTCATGTTCCAGAGATTTATTCAAATGCATGAATTTTGACAGCTCATGTTCCAGAGATTTATTCAAATGCATGAATTTTGACAGCTCATGTTCCAGAGATTTATTCAAATGCATGAATTTTGACAGCTCATGTTCCAGAGATTTATTCAAATGCATGAATTTTGACAGGGGAAAATTAGAGTACACAAAAGTTTAAATGAAGGTATGAAGGGCATTCAAACAAAGAATAGAAGATGCTCTTACATAAACAAAAGGAACAATATAATTGTACTGAAAGAGGACACATCAGTGCTGAAGAAAACATGAGACGATCAACAACAAGCATACAGGGAAATGCTGCTACAGAATGGTCCATTGATGGTAGGTTCAATACATAGCAAATGCAAATATTACAGTGGATAGAGAATGTTATCTAAGCAACTGCAACTAACACAGGGGATGCAATACAAGAAGTTTTTCAAGCAGGTAGAATACATAGTGTTCACGATATACTGGGCTAGAGCATAACAGAGTGCCTAACATTAATTTAATGGCTATGGAGATCGCTAATAGTTATGTAGCTGTCGCCGATGTCATCATTAGAACCTTCACCACAGCCTGAATCTGATTCTGTATCATATGAATATATGCCTTTCTTTTGTACTGAGAGACATGCTGCGCTAGTAATATTCCGAAATGCAGCCACAATATCATGTATCTTCAGAAGATTTTTTAGATTACAAACAGTCATTGGAGTAGTAGGGTTATATTTTTGCCAGTTGCATATATATCAATAATACACTGTAAATTCTGCTCGGTGCTGGTGCTTGCACACTTGGAGGTGGTGGTTGTCGCTCTACTTCGACACCTCTTGCGACATCCACCGGTGCTGCTGGCCACTATACGTCGACTCCCCAAGTGGCTCTACGTTGACTCGCTACTCTCTGTCGACTCTGCATGCGGCTTCCACGGGTGGTGGCGACTGCTCATCATCGGCAGATGTTTCTACTTCAACCTCTTCCACAGTGTCCCTGTTTGTGTGTGAGATTGTACAGTTGTGATGCCTGCTTGATGCTTGGGATTCTTCACCGACAGTTTCTGCAGGTTCTGTGACTGACTCTTCTGGCACTGAGAAACCACTTTCTACTCATCCACGTACATCCCCATGGATTCTCGATACTGGAGCATCGTTTCATATGACTTATGATTCTTCCACTTTGACCTCCGTTCGACCTGTCGAATCTCCTGTTCGTGTTCTTACGACTGATGGCACTCCGGTCCTGTAGCTAGTCAAGGCACTCTTAGCACTTCTTCATTTCATGTTCCCTCTGTCGCTCATGTTCCTCAACTTACCATGTAGCTCATTTCTGGTGGtcagattgttgactctagttgTAGGGTCATTCTCAACTTTGATTCATGTTCTGTTCAAGATGGTCGCACGGCCGCTCTGCTTGGTGCTGGCCCTCAATGTTCTGATGGTCTCTAGGAGCTTGAATGGCTTCGTCTTCCTTCCGCCGCCAGTCTCACAACCCCTGTTGTTGCATCTACCAGCTCTTTTCAGCAGTGGCATCATCGTCTTGGCCATTTATGTGGTTCTCGTCTTTGGTTCATCGCGGTGTTCTGGAGTCTGTCTCCGGTAACGCTTCGTTGGATTGTCTGGGTTGTAGGCTTGGTAAGCAAATTCAGGTACCCTACCCTCACAGAGTCAGTCTTCGAGCGTCCTCTTGATCTCGTTCACTCTGATGTTTGGGGTCTGGCTCCCTTCGCTTCAAAAGGGGGTCATCACTATTATATTATCTTTATAGATGATTTTTCTCGGTACACTTGGATCTATTCCACGTCTTCTCATAGTGAGGTCTTATCTATATATAAAAAATTTGCTGCCATGGTTCATACCCAATTTTCCACTCCTATTCGTGTTTTTCGCGCAGATTCAGCTGGTGAGTATATCTCCCATGCCCTGTGAGGATTTCTTGCCGAGCATGGTACTCTTACTCAGTTCTCTTGCCCTAgtgctcatgctcagaatggtGTGGCTGAGCGCAAGCATCGTCACCTTCCTGAGACGGCGTGTGCGATGATGATCGCCGCCTCTTTTCCGCCTCACTTCTGGGCTGAGGCTGTTACTACTTCCACCTATCTCATCAACATTCAACCATCTGTTGCTCTACAGGGTGGTATTCCTCTTGAGCGTCTTTTTGGTCGTTCTCCTGATTATTCGGCGCTCCGTTTGTTTGGTTGCTTTTGCTATGTTTTGCTTGCCCCTCCTGAACGCACCAAACTAACCGCTCAGTCTGTTGAGTGTGTCTTTCTCGAATACAGTGATAAGCACAAGGGCTATTGGTGTTGGGATCCTGTCGGTCGCCGGATGCGTATTTCCCAGGATGTGACCTTTGATGAATCTCGTCCCTTCTACCCGCGTCCATCTTTCTTGGCCTTTTCGACAGAGGACATCTCTTTCTTACGTTTCCGGATACACCTCCCTCTGTGCCCAGTATTCCTACTTCTCGCCCCGCTGTTGCAGATTTGACGCCATCCTCTCCTATGGTTTCTTCTCCTCCCTCATCGCATGACTCTCCACCTTCATCACCGATACCTTCCCCTTCTCCACCTTCATCACTGATACATTCCACCTCTTCCGTCCTTTCCATTCCATTATACTCGTCGTTCACGTGTTGTGGATGAGTCTACCGATGTGCCCTTTCTACTTCTGGTGTttcgtcttcctcctctcaaCCGACTTATGGTCTTCGTTCTCGGCCTTGTCCGCCTCCTGACAGATATTCTCCTTCTCGCTTGGTCTTTCGACCATTCTTGAGCCGACTTCTTATCGAGATGCTATTGTTCATCTTGAATGGTAGTTTGCGATGGCAGAGGAGATTGCTGCCCTTGAGCACACCAGCACGTGGGAGCTGGTTTCTCTTCCTCCCGCGTTCGTCccatcacttgtaagtgggtctataagattaagactcgctctgatggttctcttgagcgttATAAAGCTCGTCTTGTAGCTCGTGGCTTTTAGCAGGAGCATGGTCATGATTACGATGAGACTTTTGCTCCTGTGGTCCATATGACCACTGTCAGCACACTTCTCGCAGTGGCCTCTATCCGCCACTGGTCCGTGTCTCAGCTTGATGTTAAGAAtgcctttcttaatggtgagTTGCGTGAGGAAGTTTATATGCAGCCATCACCTGGGTATTCAGTTCCTGACGGCATGGTTTGCCGTCTTCTTTGCTCTCtatatggccttaagcaagccccacATGCTTGGTTTGAGCGTTTTGCCTCTGTGGTCACTGCAGCTGGTTTTTCGCCCAGTGCTCATGATCTAGCACTATTTTCCACCTTTATGCTTGTGGTCACTCTTCttctatatgttgatgacatgatcatcaccgGCAACGATTCTGAGTACATTGCCTTTGTCAAGACCCGTCTCAGTGAGCAGTTTCTTATGTCTGATCTTGGCCCCCTTCGTTACTTTCTTGGGATTGAGGTTTCCTCCACCTCTAATGGCTTTTCTATTTCTCAAGAAAAGTATAtccaggatcttcttgctcgtgcCGCTCTTAGTGATGAGCGCACTGCTgagactcctatggagctcaatATTAACCTTCGGGCTTCTGATGATGAGCTCTTGTCTGATCCGATTCATTATCGTCATCTTGTTGGGAGTCTTGTCTATCTTGTTGTCACTCGTCTGGATATCTCCTATCCTGTCCATATTCTGAGTCAGTTTGTTTTCGCTCCCACTTAAGTTCACTATAGTCACCTTCGAGTTCTACTATATCTTTGTGACACGATCTCTCATCGTCTCTTCTTTCCTCGCTCCAGCTTGTTACAGCTCCAGGCCTATTCGGATGCTATGTGGGTCAATGGTCCTTCAGATCGCCGTTCACTTTCTGTTTACTGTGTTTTTttggtggttctctcattgcTCGGAAGATGAAGAAACAGACTGTAGTTTCTCGTTCGAGTGCGGAGGCCGAGTTGAGAGCTATGGCTCTTCTGATGGcagaggtgacttggttacgGTGGCTACTGGAGGATTTTGGTGTTTCTGTGACTACACCTACCACCCTCTTGTCTGACAGTACAGGTGCTATCAGTATTGCGCGGGACCCCATGAAGCATGAGCTTACGAAACATATTGGTGTTAATGCTTATTATGTGCGCGCTGCTGTGCAGGATCGTGTTATTGCTCTTCAGTATGTGCCTTCCGAGTTACAGCTGGCGGATTTCTTCACGAAGGCACAGACTAGAGTGCAACATAGATTTCAcctctccaaactcagtgttgtggatccaccatgagtttgaagggggggggggtgttatAGTTATATTGATGATGGCCTTTTGTATTCTTGCCTTTTGGCATTCTCATGTACATCTTACATATGGTGGCTTTGGCCTCCTAgtaatacaagttacatatttCCTGACAAAAATCCACTTCACTGGTGATGTAAGTTGATAAAAAATCTATAGATAATCTACTTGATGTGTTTAAGATATTTACTTATAATGTGAGGAACATTGTCTTTAGCTTTATTTGCATGGTACAATATGAGTCGCATCCTGATTTTAGTAAGCTTTAAATTCTAGGCTACCTATAAATAATTTGGTTGGTATTTTCCCTAAAAATGACTTGTTAGGTTATGTGAAATTGATGTCAAAAAAATGAGATCCATGGGCACTAGCACTCAGGACGTAGTTTTTTAGAAGAAGCCCGCCCGGAGTGAGGTACCAGAAAATTCAACCCCGACGGGGTTTGAACCCTGGTCGCATAGAAGCTGCTCCTTTCTCCTTTTCTTGATGGGAAAAAAGTAGCCACTCGTCTCCAAACTCGCCGCACAGCCGCCTTCTACTCCACCACACAGCCAGCCAGTCAATGGTTGTCGCCGCATCTCATCTCCAGTGGATCTTTTGTCATGAATGAAAAAAAAAAGATGCTtctcatggatgaagaagaaAATTGTACGTAGATTGTGTCCACAAAGAAAGAGATGGTACCATTTTCTTGTTCATTGCTCAATCGATCAAGGCAATCCAACTTTAAAGTAAATGATAGTATTAACAATCAGACAAGAAGAGTCATTCTATTTTTTTTAGTCTAAATTTTGAGGAAAATTTATACTTTGACATCCCAGGTCTAGGAAGCGTCATAATGGAGTGTGAGATACAAAAATGGGCTGAAAAAAActatttttcttctttcttcatAGCAGGAAGCATCAAGTAGTGATgaatagaaagaaaaaaaatgccTTCATCACATATATAGATACATGTCAGTTTTGATGCAAGTAACTTTGGTGCTAGTCTGCTAGTAATTTGTAATCATGAAGTTGAACACAACTAACATTTCAAGGAAAGAATAACAAGTTATTTGGAGAAAGAGCCTACGAAGAATTGCAGAATAATGTGTGTATAACTTCTGCTAACATGTTGCCGCATATCATGATGATAAGAATCCTGCTACTTTCATGGACCCCATGCCGACTATTTCCTTATTGCCATCTAATTTATATCCATTTACCGGTGCCACCGATAGCTTCATATAGCAAAGAGTGTTTTACCGGTCTATGGGAGGAATGCCAATGACATAATTAGGCTAAGAGAACAAGGAATAAAATCTAAAACTGGCAAAATTCAGAAGGGATTATCAATAGAACGGAAGCAATTACCTTGCGAGAAGTTTCAGCCATAGCAAATCCAACATAACCAATTTCATGGGGAACCACACAAACATCGACAACCTCACCAGTCTCTGCTACGAGTGATAGCACAAGTAGATGAATCAAAGAGACGATTAAGTTACATGGATCAGGGACATAAATCACTACTGCTAGTAGATGAAGGAAGAGCCAGACATATAGGCATGTCAACACAACAAGGAGCCAGTGTTACAACAATAATATATAACCACTATTGCTAGACATGGAAAAATAGATATGTATGGCAAAAGAAGGAAATAGCACGACTCCGTCCAAAGAAACTTAGCAAACATATGGTGTCCATGTTGGTTGTAGAAATCCTACAGAATTCAATTCTTTGTCAGAATTAGAAAGGGCCCATGTGAACATCTATTAGTTTCAGCAGCAAACCTACGTTTTCTGTACTTCTGGTTATCAATCAAACAAAATATTTTAGGTATGTTAAGGAAAGTTGTGGCTTCCTCATGTGACAGACAATACTAACCCCCTATTCACAACAAAAGACCCAATAAATGTGAATGCTCAGAATGTAGAGAATCCACGATGGCGGCAGCGGAACATATGTCTAACCATAGACGAGCTCGCTTGGATACTTCATATGACTCCACAGTGCTAGCTTCACATTCAAAAGATGAATCTGTTCGTCTGCTAAGTTTCAATTGAAAAGATTCATACGAGATTGTTGTTTAGATGCCTCTATAATTGAATGATACCATAATATAAATGCTAACCAGATCACCAACCCACAAATCTTGGGCAACACCAGTCGGTTCCTTGAAAAAGAAATCACTAATCCTTCTTATGTTACTGTTACTGTTTCTTTTTCTCTGTTTCATTTAATAAATGATCGAGCAAGTGGTAAAAAAATTTCTGAACATTAACCGTTGGGGGTCTAACATGCATGCATATATGTCCAAATCATGAGTGCTCTGATTTTCTAGAGAGTTATCGAGCAATCTGAAATGCACAAGCTATAGATAGCAGCAATCATTTTTTTCTCAGTAAAAAAGACCATTAGACAACAACTGTAATGAGCTTTTGAAAATAAGTAAAATAAAACTGCCTCATGTATATATGACGATCACTATTGAAGGACCATCAAACACCAGACTAGCACACAACTACAAGTGGCACACAAATTAAGAGATCACACAGAATTAAGAATCACCTATCTTTCCTGAATCAACTAGATTAAAAACTTAATGTTCCTCTCGTCTGCTCTACTATGAATCATAGTAAATAGTATGATTAACATTAATAAAGGGAAAAGTTTGAAAGACTGGCTTGATAAAACAAAATGTCATCCATTTTGTGACAAGAAACTTATTCTACAGTATCACCCTGACAGAAAAACACCGTCTGTTTTGCAATGTGGGGAGCATGTCAGTCCCAATTTGAGCTGGATTTCCAACATACATCTTCCTTGCCCCACCTGAAGCTGCTCTACTTGAAGAAGCGTCGCCGGTTGACCAAGAAGGAGGATTTAAGTTGGATCAAATGGTCCAGATTGCATACCTATTGAATGATTTGAATCAGAGGCGttcaggcggcggcggcggctttggGGCTTGTCGTTGACCTGGCTCCGGTGATCCTTGCAGCTCGGGAAGGCGTCTAAGAGATTTTCGTTGAGTCGGCCGTTCTGTTTCTCTCCTGGGAAACGTCGGTGGTGTTCCCTGGCGTCGGCTGGGCTCTGTCGGAGCTGTAGCGGCGCCGGCGAGTACTCGAGCTCGAATTCGAGAGGCTCGGCTTGACTACGCGGTTCCGTTGCTCTCCTCGGAGAAGGCCGTGGTGGTCTCTGGCGTCGGCTGGGATCGGTCGGAGCTgtggcggtggcggcagcggcACCGCGAGGAATTGGAGATCGGATTCGAGGGGTTTCTAGGGCTGCGAACTCGGGGAGAGGCGCGGGGATCGAGAGGCGGCGCGGGGCTACACGGGGCGGCGGTGCTCGGGCCGGACTCCGCCATGGAGGTGGACACCGGCTCGGGGGTCGGGGATGACACGCCGGTCCGGGCGTCAGCGGGAGAGGGGGTATGCTTCAATGACGTGTGGGGTCAAGGGCTGGCGTCAGTGCTGACGTGCGCGCTTGGGGATGGGCTCGGTCTTGCTGGCCTGGGCCTTCTGGGTTGCTGCTGCGCGGCGTTCCACAAACCAGGCTTAAACCTAGCGAGTAGCCCAGTACATTCAGCCCACTGACGGCCCACGACTCAACCTTTATCTTTTTTTACGGGGGGAAAAGCATTTCATTAATTAATTGATAACCGTTTTACAATCATTCATGATGATAATGCTAATCTCCTCAGGGATATTTGCAACCAACATGCTGTGCGTTGTTGTCTATGTCCTATAGCTGCCATGGCATCTGCAGCTTTGTTCTGAGTCCGACTAATCTTTTGGATCTCTCATTTTTTCACCATGCACACTGTCTACATCAGCGTACTACCTTTCCTATATGCAAATTTAAACATGCATAATGCCCTTTGTCATCCACATCATCATCTGTTTTCAGTTTTCTTTATCAGGAAAGAAACGAAGCTCCGGCTGGAGCGCTACGGCCTTGCCATCTCCTCAAATATAACTCCCCCACCCATTAATTTTTCATCACTTTCTTCATCTTCATGCAGCAGTTCCACTTCCTCTTACCCACCGAAATAGATGCAGAGTTCCACTTCCAGCTTGTTTGGTTTGGGGGAGTTGTTGATTGGGAATGGGAATTTAAGGTAGGTGAGACTTAAAATCCTTTGATTGACTCAGGGACATGGGAATTAAGAAAGGAGAGGGAAGGGGAATCAAGAGGGCCAACTCCCTCAGATCTCTTCCCTGGGGGACCCCTGGTAATTGAACTGGGGATTGGGAATTAGCAAAAAAGAAAAACGTGTGCACGTCGGTGAGGGACCTTTGGTTAGCTGAGCATGTACGTGAGGAAGGGATTCCCCTGTCTAATCTCTTCTCTACTATCTAAAAGAAACATAGTGTTTCGTTTCCCCTCTTACTTTCCCCGCTTCGTCCAACCTCTCGTACGACACCCTCACCCTGTCCCGATTTTCTTTCCCCCGTCCCGGTTTTCTCCCTCCGGCCGGACAAACAAGACAGCAATCAATCACATAAGGTAACCAGAGGCAATCATTCCAAACGCAATCAATTCACATAAGGTAACAAGAGACAATCAATTCAAACGCAATCAATTCATGCATGGCAATCAATTCATTCATCTCCTTCCTTCTTTCATTGAAACCGTGATCAATATTCTTCCTTCTTTGACTATCACCATGGTTTACCTGGCGCCAATGAAAATGAAAATAGTCAGATCAGCCAAAGTATGTCTTTTTAGCTGCCGCCAACACGACGAAAAAAATAAATTCAGCTGAAAATCTGTCCGGGATCAACTGCTATATCTATGTTCTTTCCATTTTTCTACTTTCCCCATTAATTCCTTCCTATCCCCTACGTACCATATAAATGACAGACAAGAATCTGCGCATTAACTTTAATTAATTATACGGGATCACCTTCCTATCCCGTGCGTTGCATATAAGCCTGATTCCACGCACAATGTTATAAGCATACAAACCTCACGCACACTTCGTGCCATTGGTTTCAAAAAATTGTTCCCCTGTTCTTCCTTTCTAGCTGATCTTTCCTGGGTGCCACGACGCTAAGATAAACGCACACAGACTCCTATCTAAATTGCTTCGGTAAGTCCTGTGATTTATTCATGTTTCCCGTGTATAATTAACCCCATGTTTGTGAGCATCCACTCTATGCAAAATGCATCCTATTTATAATTTGGGCTTCGAGCAGAATACAATAGTATGATTCAAACTAACACGTGAGGTTGTAGAAGGACACATACCCCACATGAAATCAGCAACTGGATGGGAGAAGGAGGCCTCCATCCCTTTGCGATGTGCGGGCTGCAGCTCCTCTCCACGCCGCGGGAGCTAACTCCAGCACACAGAGGCCGCTCAGCCTCCGTCTTACGCGCAGACGCCGTCACCGTATCACGCGCAGCCACCGTTTCCCGACCACCGCGCCTGCCATCACGGGCGACGGCACACGCAGCCCCCATCACCATGGCCAGAACGTCTGCCTTCAAGGACGGCGGCCCGCACATCCTCAACGAGCAGAGCCAGGTAGAGCGACGCCGGACGCGACATCGCCGACGAGCGTCCCAATTTGCCCGCCGCAGCGGCATGGATTTCGGCGTCGTCACAGCCGCTATCTCCGTCCTTTCCGTGAATGTCGGCGATAATTGGGGGATATTTTGCGTAGGGTTTCGACCGGAGCTGATTTTGTGATCCGGGGGTTGATCTGTGTCGTCCAGAGGATCGGGCGGTGCGCATCGTGGCACATCTGTGATGGCAAGCCCAAGTTGGGCCAGTTCAGAATGGATGGTGGCCCTTGTTGTAATAGGCCGTTGAACAAATTAGATCTCGCGGGCAGGCCAAATGTGATAATAAGCTTCGTGTTCTCTCTTGTGCAACTGGGCCGAAATTAATTATATTTTCGCATGTTTACAATACATGGTGACATGTAAACGATCCTCAATAAATAGTCTGATGACATGTAAACAGCAAGATGTGAACAATATGTTTGTATTACCATGTGCTATTAGTGTTACGGAAGGGAAATATGTATCACCATGTAAAATCACTTTTTGTGGCAACAAATTATAATTTATCATGTTCAGGTATATTAATATAACTTTAAAGTCATTCATCATGTATAATTAGCATGAAATTTATATGAAGTGTGACATAATAAATGGTGGTGCATAAGTCCTATATGAGGTGTGATGTAGAATAAGCGTGCACTCTACAAGCTTATCACGGTGGCCACGTAATTAAAATTTTTTTTTGACACCGTCTTCCTTGCAGATGAAGTCTCCGGCACGATCGAGTGATCGTACTCCCTTCAAAGACATGACGAGATCTATGAACCAAAGTAATATTTATCATGTCGAACTTTATGAGCAAAAGTACTATTTAATGATCTAATGATGTGGAAGTGTACAATCTCACAAGAAATATTACTGTCATTGTTGTGTTGTTTAGGTGTCGTCGATATTAGTAATGGAGCGGAACCTATGGATGCGAAAGAGCGCAAGCGGCAACGTGCTAGGGAACGATACGCGCAGATGGGTGAAGAGAAAAGAAATGAACTACTAAAGAAGCGCCGTGAAGCCTATCGAGATAAGAAAGCTCGACTATTGGTTAATTCCCAAGAGACACGATCAGGTCCACACATGTCGGTTGTTAAAGGTGCTTAATAGTAGGCATATTATTACTTGCAAATATATCATTCCATGTTTCTAAGCAACTAAACCTGACGCGTGCCTTGGTTAGAACAAGAAGACACTTCTTGCAACAAGGAAAATATGGTTCCTCTTGAAGATAATGACTGGCTAAGCAGAAATGACATGTACAGGAGGAAATTTATTGAATTGCCGGTTCAAAGCGAAGAAAACCATCAGACTGGTATAAATACAACCAATATATCTTACTATATATGCTAATAATTTATTACTCATTGTTCTATGTATGTGATGATTCTTTATTCTGTAGATATTATGGACTTCAACACTTGCAATACTGTTAGTCCCACATCATCCCATATTTAGCCACAAGCCATAGATCCCAAAGAGCGAAGGAGGCAACGAGATAGGGAACGATATGCGAACATGGAGAGCAATAAAAAAGAAGCATTGTTGGAAAGACAACGTCAAGCCTATCAAAAAACAAAATCATCAACAGGTAAATTCATGATAAATATGTCAAAATTGTACATTCGTTGGATGTAACAAACTAGCACTCTGAAGGGATTGCCGCTTTCATGTGATTCAACAGAGAAAGTCAACGGTACACGTGCTAATGATAGGGAACGGTATGCTCACATGGATAACAACAAGAAAGATGCACTGCTAGAAAGTAAGCGTCAAGCCTATCAGCAGACAAAATCTTCGACAGGTAATAATTGCACAAAACCAATCAGAATTGTTCCCCAATAGCCGAGATCACACAATCAGTACTCTTATGGTGTTATACTTATCATTTGATTTCAACAGAGAAAATGGAAAGTAAACGCGTTAATGATAGGGAGCGGTATGCCAGTATGACTCATGAGAAAAGACATGCAAAGAGCGCTCGCCGCATGTCTTTGCGCAACACTCTCAACCAAGATTCCTTGGCCATGGAGAACCCATTTTACATCCCCAAGATAGTCCGCTTCTGAGGATATATCTTGTGTGGAGACACCAGATATGGATGTCAGTATGGAGCCACGAAGAAAACATGTGACACCCGGGGAAAGGCAAGCTTTGATGGATCGTCGAAACCAAGCTTTCCAAGCAAGTGGTAGGAAGAATAGACCCACATCGACCGATGAAAACCAATCCATTGCGCTAGACGGCGTAAATGGGTTTGAACATCCAACACAATCGGTCATCATTAACAATGGTAATGTTATTAACTTCGGAACACTGATTCTCTATGATTGTTCACTGAAATTTTTATGTTCTAATAACAGAAAGTACATCGCGATTTTGTGAGCCTAGCGAAATACATCTAGCACCCAACAATGATGTGAATGCATCGTTAGATCAAAATCCAACAATGACGGTGGAAGGTGTCAATGGTTTTGAACTTCCTTCACAATCTGTCCTTGTCAATAATGGTAATGTTTTCTCTTAATTGTTCGAACATTCTAAGATAAGTCTTTCATAATCATATTGATTATCTTTTATGTTGTACTCATAGAGAATACATCTCCAAATACCTTTGCGATGCAAGAACATACAACACACTCACAATCCAATGACGATGGTAAGCTTTTTTATGAAATTCATGCACGCAGATTTATTGGAGACATGAGCCTCATAAATTATTGTGGGATAGGTGATGGAGAGGGTGTCATATTGGAGGACGACTCGGAAGACGAGGAAGGCTACATGTTCGCTGGGATGGGTATTTTAATCATGTTCCACGACATCTCGTGTATATCATGTGCATGTTTTTTGTACTCATATTGATAGTACGTTGAACAATTTCAGAGGAGGACAATGACGAGGATGTTGAAATGGAGGATGTTGATGATGACAACGACACTACTTCCATTTCATGTGTTCCAGATCCCTATGATACGATTTATAGCAAACTCCCAACCAACACACACAAGCTGAAGTCGGTGGAGGACTGCAAACACTGCTATGCAAAGAAGTTCGAGCGTGAGTCCATGGGTTTTTGCTGCCAGAAGGGGAAGATCAAACTGGCCAACCCAGATACGCCACCCGAGCTCATGAGGCTATGGACAAGTGCAGACTCTGATTCCAGGCATTTTCGTGACAATATCAGGTTTTTCAACAGCCACTTCTCATTCACCTCACTATATTGTCACCTTGATAGTGATACCACTAACATATCAAAGCACCCTATCTATACCTTTCGTGCCCATGGCCAAATGTACCACAACATACGGTCATTCGGCAAACAAGATGATTTGGATCGTAGTCACTTGGAGCTCTACTTCTATGATGATGACCCCAATTTAGAACATAGGTATCGCAGTTGCCGTAAAGAGCAGTGTCAGAAAGACAAAGAAGTTATCACACAATTGGTCAACATACTTCATGGCAACCCATACTCTGAACACCTCCGAAGTATGGGCCATGTTGATGATGTTGATGACTATCACATAACACTTAACCTTGACCAACGGATGGATCAAAGAAGATATAACaccccgaccacttcagaagtaGCTGCTGTGTGGGTGGAGGGTAGTGAACGTCGAAGACAATTTGACAGTAGCGTCATCCTACAAGGGAAGAATAGAGATATATATATGGCATCAAGTCCTACCATGGATGCTATGATGCGTTGTCGTACCCTCTTTTCTTCCCTAGAGGTGAACTTGGGTGGCATACTGATATCCCGAAGGAAGGTGTGCCCCATGAAATTGTGATGGCAGCTCGTGCAGCTCGTCTAGCTCGTGGCCTTAACAATAGGTCCTCCAATCCCCCAATCAGTGATAATGCC from Triticum urartu cultivar G1812 unplaced genomic scaffold, Tu2.1 TuUngrouped_contig_283, whole genome shotgun sequence includes these protein-coding regions:
- the LOC125527068 gene encoding uncharacterized protein LOC125527068; this translates as MPLRRANWDARRRCRVRRRSTWLCSLRMCGPPSLKADVLAMVMGAACAVARDGRRGGRETVAARDTVTASARKTEAERPLCAGVSSRGVERSCSPHIAKGWRPPSPIQLLISCGVNHGDSQRRKNIDHGFNERRKEMNELIAMHELIAFELIVSCYLM